The Mycobacterium seoulense genome has a window encoding:
- a CDS encoding guanylate cyclase, with translation MLTLDQALNETRTGDLWLFRGRSRPDRAIQALTNAPVNHVGMTVAIDDLPPLIWHAELGDKLVDMWTGTNHRGVQLNDLHQAVLQWTQRYQQRCWLRQLTPNPTREQENKLLRVIARMDGTAFPTTARLTGRWFRGRLPTINDWVRGIPVVDSKVREQTRRRREERRMSLSTAYCAETVAITYEEMGLLNTDKDANWFDPGKFWSGDTLPLAPGYQLGSEITVTVGEVG, from the coding sequence ATGCTGACCCTCGATCAGGCGCTGAACGAGACGCGCACCGGCGATCTCTGGCTGTTTCGCGGACGCTCGCGGCCCGACCGCGCGATTCAGGCGTTGACCAACGCGCCGGTGAATCACGTCGGCATGACGGTGGCCATCGACGACCTGCCGCCGCTGATCTGGCACGCCGAGTTGGGCGACAAGCTCGTCGACATGTGGACCGGCACCAACCACCGGGGGGTGCAACTCAACGATCTGCACCAGGCGGTCCTGCAGTGGACGCAGCGGTATCAGCAGCGGTGCTGGCTGCGCCAGCTGACGCCCAACCCCACCCGCGAACAGGAGAACAAACTGCTGCGGGTGATCGCGCGGATGGACGGCACCGCGTTTCCCACCACCGCACGGCTGACCGGTCGCTGGTTCCGCGGCCGGCTTCCGACCATCAACGACTGGGTACGGGGAATCCCGGTGGTGGACAGCAAGGTTCGCGAGCAAACCCGGCGCCGACGAGAAGAACGCCGAATGAGCCTTTCCACGGCGTATTGCGCGGAGACCGTGGCGATCACCTATGAGGAAATGGGATTGCTCAACACGGACAAGGACGCGAACTGGTTCGACCCGGGCAAATTTTGGAGCGGTGACACGCTCCCCCTGGCGCCGGGCTACCAACTGGGCAGCGAAATCACCGTGACGGTAGGCGAAGTCGGCTAG
- a CDS encoding C40 family peptidase translates to MVVLATLMSLINQVSGTPYIPGGDSPAGTDCSGLVSWVANAASDRPIFGNRFNTGNEEAALLARGFQYGTAPNALVIGWNGGHTAATLPDGTPVASGERGGVRIGGAGAYQAGFTHHMFLPMPPDGEGALPPPPDAPAPPPDAPPPPPDAPPVLVDALAPAPPAPPAPPAPELPPPGDPVIANP, encoded by the coding sequence ATGGTAGTACTTGCAACATTGATGTCATTGATCAATCAGGTCTCCGGAACGCCTTATATTCCGGGTGGAGATTCTCCCGCCGGGACGGATTGCTCAGGACTCGTTTCCTGGGTTGCCAACGCGGCGTCCGACAGGCCAATCTTCGGAAACCGGTTCAACACCGGGAATGAAGAAGCGGCGCTGTTGGCGCGCGGCTTCCAATACGGAACCGCCCCCAACGCCCTCGTGATCGGATGGAACGGCGGCCACACGGCCGCCACCCTGCCGGACGGGACGCCGGTAGCCAGCGGTGAGCGCGGTGGCGTGCGCATCGGCGGTGCAGGCGCCTACCAGGCCGGCTTCACGCATCACATGTTCCTTCCGATGCCGCCGGATGGCGAGGGCGCACTTCCCCCTCCCCCGGACGCGCCTGCCCCGCCGCCGGACGCGCCGCCGCCACCGCCGGACGCGCCGCCCGTGTTGGTCGACGCCTTGGCCCCGGCGCCGCCCGCACCGCCGGCTCCGCCGGCGCCCGAATTGCCGCCGCCGGGCGATCCGGTAATTGCGAATCCCTAA
- a CDS encoding VOC family protein — translation MKFVSTRIITADVNRLVEFYEAVTGVRAVWGNELFAEIPTPVGTLAIGSDKTVPLFAAGSAEPAANRSVIVEFIVDDVDAQYERLRESVGEVVTAPTTMPWGNRALLLRDPDGNLVNLFTPVTDEARAKFGI, via the coding sequence ATGAAGTTCGTTTCCACCCGCATCATCACCGCCGACGTCAACAGGCTCGTCGAGTTCTACGAGGCGGTCACCGGGGTTCGGGCGGTATGGGGCAACGAGCTTTTCGCCGAGATCCCGACGCCGGTCGGCACGCTGGCCATCGGCAGCGACAAGACCGTGCCGTTGTTCGCGGCCGGATCCGCCGAGCCGGCCGCCAACCGCAGCGTGATCGTGGAGTTCATCGTCGACGACGTGGACGCGCAATACGAGCGACTCCGCGAGAGCGTCGGAGAGGTTGTGACAGCGCCGACCACCATGCCATGGGGGAATCGGGCACTGCTGCTACGAGATCCGGACGGAAATCTCGTCAACCTGTTCACGCCAGTCACGGACGAGGCCCGCGCCAAGTTCGGAATCTGA
- a CDS encoding monooxygenase family protein, translating into MAVDRQTVDLTGYPDMVVVYLGMRVRRPRGLLRMLGLGPQIRQSWRQEPDGLLLHEDLIWSLFPPHLGMRQYWRDLESLETWTRSEPHRKWWQQFLKDSGGTGFWHEAYLMSGGMEAIYDDTPELGMARFAPVRPARGARFSSRTRAGRIEKRVAAPVVSEADYYPAADDDSLNS; encoded by the coding sequence ATGGCAGTCGATCGGCAGACGGTAGATCTCACCGGGTATCCCGACATGGTGGTGGTGTATCTCGGAATGCGGGTGCGGCGTCCCCGCGGACTGCTGAGGATGTTGGGCCTCGGTCCCCAGATCCGACAATCGTGGAGGCAGGAGCCTGACGGGCTCTTGTTGCACGAGGATCTCATCTGGTCGTTGTTTCCTCCCCATCTCGGAATGCGGCAGTACTGGCGGGACCTCGAGAGCTTGGAGACGTGGACTCGTTCAGAACCCCATCGGAAGTGGTGGCAGCAGTTCTTGAAGGACTCCGGTGGCACCGGCTTCTGGCACGAGGCTTATCTGATGAGCGGTGGCATGGAAGCGATTTACGACGATACGCCCGAGCTCGGTATGGCCCGATTCGCTCCTGTGCGGCCGGCCCGGGGTGCGCGATTCTCTTCTCGGACGCGGGCGGGCCGGATTGAGAAGCGGGTGGCAGCGCCTGTTGTTTCCGAGGCCGACTATTACCCGGCGGCTGACGACGATTCGTTGAACTCGTAG
- a CDS encoding SRPBCC family protein, whose amino-acid sequence MGRTDTASSVIAAPLSRVYTALVDPHALVEWLPPQGMSGKFEYFDARPGGSYRMRLTYAEPPESGGKSSGDSDVVDVRFVEIVPDDRVVQAVDFQSDDPSFAGTMTMTWTVAAVSADTTRVEIRADDVPPGISADDHVDGLRSSLSNLAAYLAGRRADED is encoded by the coding sequence ATGGGACGAACTGACACCGCCTCGTCGGTGATTGCCGCTCCGCTGAGTCGGGTGTACACCGCGCTGGTGGATCCGCATGCGCTCGTCGAATGGCTTCCGCCGCAAGGCATGTCCGGGAAGTTCGAATATTTCGACGCCCGCCCCGGAGGGTCCTACCGGATGCGGTTGACCTATGCCGAGCCGCCCGAATCGGGTGGGAAGTCAAGCGGCGACTCGGATGTCGTGGATGTTCGGTTCGTCGAGATCGTGCCCGATGATCGGGTCGTGCAGGCCGTCGACTTTCAATCCGATGACCCCTCGTTCGCCGGAACGATGACCATGACGTGGACGGTTGCAGCGGTGAGCGCCGACACCACCCGTGTCGAGATCCGGGCCGATGACGTCCCACCGGGCATCTCGGCGGACGATCACGTCGACGGTCTTCGATCGTCGTTGAGCAATCTCGCGGCGTACCTGGCGGGACGGCGGGCTGACGAGGATTGA
- a CDS encoding class I SAM-dependent methyltransferase has product MIAMPPVERALAALARQLGEPTGFVGKVVGRLLNRGNRSLVVAAVGATGCGPTAEVADIGFGGGVGLDLLLARDGAVVHGVEMSETMLTEAKRRFPDHIARGRLRLHSGRMESLPLEDSALDAIISTNTIYFVPDLAAALKELVRVLRPRGRLVLGVGDPDQMSKMPFTRHGFRLRPIDELVPVIREAGFDRIEDRRVGDGRRAFHLLVCDLPG; this is encoded by the coding sequence ATGATCGCCATGCCGCCTGTTGAACGTGCGCTTGCCGCCCTGGCTCGCCAGCTCGGTGAACCAACCGGGTTCGTAGGCAAGGTCGTCGGACGCCTGCTCAACCGTGGCAATCGGTCACTTGTCGTCGCTGCGGTCGGCGCCACGGGTTGCGGACCAACGGCCGAAGTCGCCGACATCGGATTTGGAGGGGGCGTCGGACTCGACCTTCTGCTAGCTCGCGACGGTGCGGTTGTGCACGGCGTCGAGATGTCGGAGACGATGCTCACTGAAGCGAAGCGCCGGTTCCCTGACCACATTGCTCGTGGGCGCTTACGTCTGCATTCCGGTCGGATGGAAAGTCTGCCCCTCGAAGATTCCGCACTAGACGCGATCATTTCGACCAACACGATCTATTTCGTACCGGACCTCGCAGCAGCTCTGAAAGAGCTAGTCAGGGTGTTGCGGCCACGCGGGCGACTGGTGCTCGGGGTTGGCGATCCGGATCAGATGTCCAAGATGCCCTTCACCCGTCATGGATTTCGGTTGCGTCCCATCGACGAACTCGTGCCGGTTATCCGCGAGGCGGGATTTGATCGGATTGAAGACAGGCGCGTCGGTGATGGCCGACGCGCCTTCCATCTTCTGGTGTGCGATTTGCCGGGCTGA